A single Dongia rigui DNA region contains:
- the trpE gene encoding anthranilate synthase component I produces MKVEPDFERFASGHEAGKPQLVWTRLIADLETTISVMLKLADGRTNSILLESVEGGAVRGRYSIIGLKPDVIWRCRGNAAEINRNARFEPEKFSAEKLPALDSLRALIKESRIDVPAGLPPMASGLFGYLGYDMVRQVEKLPELKPDKLGLHDSIFLRPTLIVIFDNVEDSLTIVTPVWNTDGLNARAAYNQALERINDIVADLDRGLPQQGGAVDMASLPEPQSNMTRDYFGEMVAKAKDYILAGDIFQVVLSQRFSLPFKLPPFALYRSLRRLNPSPFLFFLDLGGFTIIGSSPEILVRLRDEKVTIRPIAGTRPRGKTPEEDKANAASLLGDEKELAEHLMLLDLGRNDVGRVAAIGSVKVTEKFTIENYSHVMHIVSNVEGKIDGKHDAMDALMAGFPAGTVSGAPKVRAMEIIEELEPERRGVYGGAVGYFAADGSMDTCIALRTTVIKDGTMYVQAGAGIVHDSVPESEFQETHHKARALIRAAQEAVLFAQSGSRNR; encoded by the coding sequence ATGAAAGTGGAACCGGATTTCGAGCGATTTGCCAGTGGCCACGAAGCGGGAAAACCGCAGCTGGTCTGGACCCGGCTGATCGCCGATCTGGAAACCACCATTTCGGTGATGCTGAAGCTGGCCGACGGCCGCACCAATTCCATCCTTTTGGAATCGGTCGAAGGTGGCGCCGTCCGGGGCCGCTATTCCATCATCGGCTTGAAGCCCGACGTGATCTGGCGCTGCCGGGGCAATGCGGCTGAGATCAACCGCAATGCCCGATTCGAGCCGGAGAAGTTCTCGGCCGAAAAGCTGCCGGCGCTTGATTCCTTGCGCGCCCTCATCAAGGAAAGCAGGATCGACGTGCCGGCCGGCCTGCCGCCCATGGCCTCGGGCCTGTTCGGCTATCTCGGCTATGACATGGTGCGGCAGGTCGAAAAGCTGCCGGAGCTCAAGCCCGACAAGCTCGGCCTTCATGACAGCATTTTCCTGCGTCCAACCCTCATCGTCATCTTCGACAATGTCGAGGATTCGCTGACCATCGTGACGCCGGTCTGGAATACGGACGGGCTCAACGCGCGCGCGGCCTATAATCAGGCCTTGGAGCGCATCAACGATATCGTCGCGGATCTTGATCGCGGCCTGCCGCAGCAAGGTGGGGCCGTCGACATGGCCAGCCTGCCGGAACCGCAATCCAACATGACGCGGGACTATTTCGGCGAGATGGTCGCCAAGGCCAAGGACTACATCCTGGCCGGTGATATCTTCCAGGTCGTGCTGTCGCAGCGCTTCTCCTTGCCGTTCAAGCTGCCGCCCTTTGCACTCTATCGCTCGCTACGGCGCCTCAACCCCTCGCCTTTCCTGTTCTTCCTCGATCTCGGCGGCTTTACCATCATCGGTTCCAGCCCGGAGATTCTGGTGCGCCTGCGCGACGAGAAGGTGACGATCCGCCCCATCGCCGGCACCCGTCCACGCGGCAAGACGCCGGAAGAAGACAAGGCCAATGCCGCCAGCCTGCTCGGCGATGAAAAGGAACTGGCCGAGCATCTGATGCTGCTCGATCTGGGGCGCAACGATGTCGGCCGCGTTGCTGCGATTGGCTCGGTCAAGGTGACGGAGAAGTTCACGATCGAGAATTACAGCCACGTCATGCACATCGTCTCCAACGTCGAAGGCAAGATCGACGGCAAGCACGATGCGATGGATGCGCTGATGGCAGGTTTCCCGGCCGGCACGGTGTCCGGCGCGCCCAAGGTGCGCGCCATGGAGATCATCGAGGAACTGGAGCCGGAGCGGCGCGGCGTCTATGGCGGCGCTGTCGGTTACTTTGCCGCTGACGGGTCGATGGACACCTGCATCGCGTTGCGCACCACGGTCATCAAGGACGGCACCATGTACGTTCAGGCCGGTGCAGGCATCGTGCACGATTCCGTGCCGGAGAGCGAATTTCAGGAAACCCATCACAAGGCGCGCGCATTGATACGCGCCGCGCAGGAAGCGGTGCTCTTCGCCCAAAGCGGCAGTCGAAATCGGTAG
- a CDS encoding peptidylprolyl isomerase, translating to MLSSIRKHTQSWIAKALFVFLIASFGFWGINDIFNKAQVGQPILKIGKNFEYTQTDFDRELKLALQRVSQIQGVQVTPQMFAAFGGAQRLVEQAENKGLLQAYGEKLGIDVPQAAAVQTIQGDPNFAGATGQFDRARFEYFLRQLGQSEAQYVESIRGQLRANQVLVAMMGALEAPDPLVTAVYHYTQEQRSAELLTIPTASITDAGTPDDAALKKWHEDHADKYKAPEYRAATLIQMAPADFVQDVTVTDDEIQAEYDTRKAEFSTPEVRDVQQVVVQDQAVADKIVADVKGGQTFADAVKAETQGDPVALGQVTKDKLPTDIADAVFALPADGVSEPLKSPFGIHVAHVQSIIPGSTKTLEDVKGEIRNSLALGRAADAMESVREQLQDELAGGATLEDAAKKLQLHTQKIDAIDATGKDAAGTDLALSPDAVNLIFSTEPGDPSDISALNDGSYAVAQVTDVTAPVVKPLDQVKDQVTQDWIAAKQLELATAKAKALMEKLKGGGDLNAEATAMGLTLKISKPFYRGEGDPDNGVNPVIAQALFKLKVGEMTQGESAEGPVVARLTGITPASPETHADDLKQLSERVAQSLASDVQQQFYEALKAEIPVERDDTQWQKLIEQADQ from the coding sequence ATGCTTAGCTCCATTCGCAAACACACGCAGTCTTGGATCGCGAAGGCGCTCTTTGTCTTCCTAATCGCGTCGTTTGGCTTTTGGGGTATCAATGACATCTTCAACAAGGCCCAGGTTGGTCAACCGATCCTGAAAATCGGCAAGAACTTCGAATACACCCAGACCGATTTTGATCGCGAATTGAAGCTGGCCCTGCAACGCGTTTCGCAGATCCAGGGCGTTCAGGTGACACCGCAGATGTTCGCGGCCTTTGGCGGCGCCCAACGCCTGGTCGAGCAGGCCGAAAACAAGGGCCTGCTGCAAGCCTATGGCGAGAAGCTCGGCATCGACGTGCCGCAGGCGGCTGCCGTCCAGACGATCCAGGGCGACCCCAATTTCGCCGGGGCCACTGGCCAGTTCGACCGCGCGCGGTTCGAATACTTCCTGCGCCAGCTCGGCCAGAGCGAAGCGCAGTATGTCGAGAGCATTCGCGGGCAGCTCCGCGCCAATCAGGTCCTGGTGGCCATGATGGGGGCGCTCGAGGCGCCGGATCCCCTTGTGACGGCCGTTTACCACTACACCCAGGAACAGCGCAGCGCCGAGCTGCTCACCATCCCAACCGCCAGCATCACCGATGCCGGCACACCGGACGATGCCGCACTCAAAAAGTGGCATGAAGACCATGCCGACAAGTACAAGGCGCCGGAATACCGTGCTGCGACCCTCATCCAGATGGCGCCGGCTGATTTCGTCCAGGACGTGACCGTCACGGACGACGAGATCCAGGCGGAGTATGATACGCGCAAGGCGGAGTTCTCGACACCTGAAGTGCGCGACGTGCAGCAGGTGGTTGTGCAGGACCAAGCTGTCGCCGACAAGATTGTGGCCGACGTCAAAGGCGGCCAGACCTTCGCCGACGCCGTGAAGGCCGAAACGCAGGGCGACCCGGTCGCGCTGGGCCAGGTCACGAAGGACAAGTTGCCGACGGATATCGCTGACGCCGTCTTCGCCCTGCCAGCCGATGGTGTGTCGGAGCCGCTGAAGAGCCCTTTCGGCATTCACGTCGCGCATGTGCAATCGATCATCCCCGGCTCCACAAAGACGCTTGAGGATGTGAAAGGCGAGATCCGCAACAGCCTCGCCCTTGGCCGTGCCGCCGATGCCATGGAAAGCGTGCGCGAACAGCTGCAGGACGAACTGGCCGGCGGCGCCACGCTGGAAGATGCCGCCAAGAAGCTGCAGCTTCACACCCAGAAGATCGACGCCATCGACGCAACGGGCAAGGATGCTGCCGGTACCGATCTGGCCCTGTCACCGGATGCCGTGAACCTGATCTTCAGCACCGAGCCGGGCGACCCCAGCGACATCTCCGCCCTCAATGACGGTTCCTATGCCGTGGCCCAGGTGACTGACGTCACCGCGCCGGTCGTCAAGCCGCTCGACCAGGTCAAGGACCAGGTGACGCAGGATTGGATCGCGGCCAAGCAATTGGAACTTGCGACTGCCAAGGCCAAGGCTTTGATGGAGAAGCTGAAAGGCGGCGGTGACCTCAATGCCGAGGCGACCGCCATGGGCCTGACGCTCAAGATCAGCAAGCCGTTCTATCGCGGCGAAGGCGATCCGGACAACGGCGTGAACCCCGTCATCGCCCAGGCCCTCTTCAAGTTGAAGGTGGGCGAGATGACCCAGGGTGAAAGCGCCGAGGGACCGGTCGTGGCACGCCTCACAGGCATTACACCCGCCTCGCCGGAAACCCATGCCGACGATTTGAAGCAGCTCTCCGAGCGGGTAGCGCAGTCGCTCGCCAGCGATGTGCAGCAGCAATTCTATGAGGCGTTGAAAGCTGAGATCCCCGTCGAGCGCGATGACACGCAGTGGCAAAAGCTGATCGAGCAAGCCGATCAATAA
- the tpiA gene encoding triose-phosphate isomerase, giving the protein MATPGIRPLVAGNWKMNGSLAMASALVGALKGRQGNVDLLVCPPFPYLAAVGAALAGSKLALGAQDCHADASGAHTGDVAAPMLADLGCSYVILGHSERRTDHGETSGMVAAKAQAALAAGLTAIICVGETEAQRNAGEELKIVEKQIVESVPSGANAGNTVIAYEPVWAIGTGKTPTAADVEAMHRHIRALLKSRVTGGAGMRILYGGSVKPSNAAELMAVAEVNGALVGGASLKAEDFWGIAEGAAKSAG; this is encoded by the coding sequence ATGGCAACGCCGGGAATTCGGCCCTTGGTGGCCGGCAACTGGAAGATGAACGGCAGCCTTGCCATGGCAAGCGCCCTGGTTGGTGCCCTCAAAGGTCGCCAAGGCAATGTCGATCTGCTGGTCTGCCCGCCCTTTCCATACCTGGCCGCCGTCGGCGCCGCGCTGGCGGGATCCAAGCTGGCCCTGGGCGCCCAGGACTGCCATGCCGATGCGAGCGGCGCCCACACGGGCGATGTTGCCGCCCCGATGCTGGCCGATCTTGGCTGCAGCTACGTGATTTTGGGGCATTCCGAGCGCCGCACGGACCATGGCGAGACCTCAGGCATGGTCGCTGCCAAGGCCCAGGCGGCGCTGGCGGCCGGTTTGACCGCCATCATCTGCGTGGGCGAAACAGAAGCGCAGCGCAATGCCGGTGAAGAGCTCAAAATCGTTGAAAAACAGATCGTTGAATCCGTTCCTTCAGGGGCAAATGCCGGCAATACGGTGATCGCCTACGAGCCGGTCTGGGCGATCGGGACCGGCAAGACGCCAACGGCGGCCGATGTCGAGGCCATGCACCGCCATATCCGGGCGTTGCTCAAAAGCCGGGTCACTGGCGGCGCCGGCATGCGCATCCTGTATGGTGGGTCGGTGAAGCCATCGAACGCGGCTGAACTGATGGCGGTGGCCGAGGTTAACGGCGCCCTTGTCGGTGGTGCCAGCCTAAAAGCCGAGGATTTCTGGGGCATTGCCGAAGGGGCGGCCAAATCCGCTGGCTGA
- the secG gene encoding preprotein translocase subunit SecG yields the protein MLGALFPIVLAIHVIITIFLIGIILTQKNEGGMGGLGGGAAGGMAGFLSGRQQANLLTKATRWLAVGFFCTSLFLAYSDSHRAAKSTIVGATPVTTTPAAPAGDLPADSGVTNTTPTAPAQPAAPSGQ from the coding sequence ATGCTGGGAGCCCTGTTCCCGATCGTCCTGGCGATTCACGTCATCATCACGATCTTCCTTATCGGTATCATCCTGACCCAGAAGAATGAGGGTGGGATGGGTGGCCTTGGCGGCGGTGCCGCCGGCGGCATGGCCGGCTTCCTGTCGGGTCGCCAGCAGGCCAATCTGCTGACCAAAGCGACGCGCTGGCTGGCTGTCGGCTTCTTTTGCACGAGCCTGTTCCTGGCCTATTCGGACAGCCACCGGGCAGCGAAATCGACCATCGTCGGCGCGACGCCCGTGACGACCACCCCGGCGGCGCCGGCGGGTGATCTGCCCGCCGACTCGGGCGTCACGAACACGACGCCGACCGCACCGGCCCAGCCGGCGGCTCCCTCCGGCCAATAA
- a CDS encoding CTP synthase encodes MTRFIFITGGVVSSLGKGLSSAALGALLQARGFKVRLRKLDPYINVDPGTMSPYQHGEVYVTDDGAETDLDLGHYERFTGISSRRSDSVTTGRIYSEVIAKERRGDYLGATIQVIPHITDAIKEWIKADVQDEDFVLCEIGGTVGDIESLPFLEAIRQFANEVGPERSMFVHLTLVPWIPAAGELKTKPTQHSVKELQSVGIQPDILLCRCDREVPADSRRKIAQFCNVRPSAVIQALDVDTIYAVPQAYHAEGYDDEVLRHFGLTAPAPDLKKWEAVVNRIRQPEGEVTIAIVGKYTSLLDAYKSLAEALRHGGISNHAKVNLNWIDSEVFEREDAVQHLEGVHGILVPGGFGERGSEGKIQAVKFARERKIPYFGICFGMQMAVIEAARHLAGVTKAGSTEFGPCEDAVVGLMTEWVRGNELEKRAKDGDLGGTMRLGAYECNLSAGSLVSQIYGNKLTISERHRHRYEVNYHYQERLEKVGLRFSGMSPDGVLPEIVEIPGHPWFVGVQYHPELKSRLFEPHPLFVSFIEAAVHQSRLV; translated from the coding sequence ATGACGCGATTTATTTTTATCACCGGCGGCGTGGTCTCCTCTCTCGGCAAGGGTCTTTCGTCAGCAGCGCTCGGCGCTTTGCTGCAGGCACGCGGATTCAAGGTCCGGCTGCGCAAGCTCGATCCCTACATCAACGTCGATCCGGGCACGATGAGCCCGTATCAGCACGGCGAAGTCTATGTGACCGATGACGGCGCCGAGACCGATCTCGATCTTGGCCATTACGAGCGCTTCACGGGCATCTCCAGTCGTCGCTCGGACAGCGTCACCACGGGCCGCATCTATTCAGAAGTGATCGCCAAGGAGCGCCGCGGCGATTATCTCGGTGCCACCATCCAGGTCATTCCGCACATCACCGACGCGATCAAGGAATGGATCAAGGCCGACGTCCAAGACGAAGACTTCGTTCTTTGTGAAATCGGCGGCACGGTCGGCGATATCGAAAGCCTGCCGTTCCTCGAAGCCATCCGTCAGTTCGCCAACGAGGTAGGTCCCGAACGCTCGATGTTCGTGCACCTGACCCTGGTGCCGTGGATTCCCGCAGCCGGCGAATTGAAGACCAAGCCGACGCAGCATTCGGTGAAGGAACTGCAATCGGTTGGCATACAGCCGGACATCCTGCTGTGCCGTTGCGACCGCGAAGTGCCGGCGGATTCCCGCCGCAAGATCGCGCAGTTCTGCAATGTGCGCCCCTCGGCCGTGATCCAGGCGCTCGATGTCGACACGATCTATGCCGTGCCGCAGGCCTATCATGCCGAAGGCTATGACGACGAAGTGCTGCGCCATTTTGGCCTGACGGCACCGGCACCCGACCTCAAGAAATGGGAAGCAGTCGTCAACCGCATCCGCCAGCCGGAGGGCGAGGTCACCATCGCCATTGTCGGCAAGTACACCTCGCTGCTCGATGCCTATAAGTCGCTGGCGGAAGCCCTGCGCCATGGCGGCATCAGCAACCATGCCAAGGTCAACCTCAACTGGATCGACAGCGAAGTCTTCGAGCGCGAAGACGCGGTGCAGCACCTCGAAGGCGTGCACGGCATTCTGGTGCCGGGCGGCTTCGGCGAGCGCGGTTCGGAAGGCAAGATCCAGGCCGTCAAATTCGCCCGCGAACGCAAGATTCCCTATTTCGGTATCTGCTTCGGCATGCAGATGGCGGTCATCGAGGCAGCGCGGCACTTGGCCGGTGTCACCAAGGCCGGCTCGACCGAATTTGGCCCCTGCGAGGACGCGGTGGTCGGCCTGATGACCGAATGGGTCCGCGGCAATGAACTGGAAAAACGCGCCAAGGACGGTGACCTCGGCGGTACGATGCGTCTCGGCGCCTATGAGTGCAATCTCAGCGCTGGCTCGCTGGTGTCGCAGATCTACGGCAACAAGCTCACCATCAGCGAGCGGCACCGCCATCGCTATGAAGTGAACTACCATTACCAGGAGCGGCTGGAGAAGGTCGGTCTCCGGTTCTCCGGCATGTCGCCGGACGGCGTGTTGCCGGAGATCGTCGAGATTCCCGGCCACCCCTGGTTCGTCGGCGTGCAGTATCACCCGGAACTGAAATCGCGCCTCTTCGAACCGCATCCGCTCTTCGTGTCGTTCATCGAGGCAGCGGTCCACCAATCGCGTCTGGTTTAA
- the kdsA gene encoding 3-deoxy-8-phosphooctulonate synthase has translation MTTIRVGKIDIANDKPMTMIGGMNVLEDRDTAFRVAEAFCEATAKLGIPYIFKASYDKANRSSIHSFRGPGVEEGLKLLGDIRQHFGVPVLTDVHTEAQAAPVAAVCDIIQIPAFLARQTDLVDAMARTGAVINIKKPQFLSPPQMKNIVEKIRECGNEKILLCERGSSFGYDNLVVDMLGFRTMKSVSGNLPIIFDATHALQMRDPMAGASGGRRAQVAELARAGLAVGIAGLFIEAHPDPDNAKCDGPCALPLDKLPAFLAQMKALDDLIKSLPPLDIR, from the coding sequence ATGACCACGATCCGCGTCGGCAAAATCGACATCGCCAACGATAAGCCGATGACGATGATCGGCGGCATGAATGTGCTGGAAGATCGCGACACCGCCTTCCGCGTTGCCGAGGCCTTTTGCGAAGCGACGGCCAAGCTTGGCATCCCCTATATCTTCAAGGCCTCCTACGACAAGGCCAACCGGTCGTCGATCCACTCGTTCCGCGGCCCCGGTGTCGAGGAAGGGCTGAAACTGCTGGGCGACATCAGACAGCATTTCGGCGTGCCGGTCCTGACCGATGTACACACCGAGGCGCAGGCGGCCCCCGTGGCAGCCGTTTGCGACATCATCCAGATTCCGGCCTTCCTCGCGCGCCAGACCGATTTGGTCGACGCGATGGCCCGGACGGGCGCGGTCATCAATATCAAGAAGCCGCAATTTCTCTCGCCGCCGCAGATGAAGAACATCGTCGAGAAGATCCGGGAATGCGGCAACGAAAAGATCCTGCTCTGCGAGCGTGGCAGCTCGTTCGGCTACGACAATCTGGTGGTCGACATGCTGGGCTTCCGCACCATGAAGTCGGTGAGCGGCAATCTGCCGATCATCTTTGACGCGACCCATGCCCTGCAGATGCGCGATCCGATGGCCGGCGCTTCCGGCGGTCGCCGCGCGCAGGTGGCGGAACTGGCCCGTGCCGGCCTCGCGGTTGGCATCGCCGGTCTCTTCATCGAGGCGCATCCCGATCCCGATAACGCCAAATGCGACGGCCCCTGCGCCTTGCCGCTCGACAAGCTGCCGGCCTTCCTGGCGCAGATGAAGGCGCTCGACGACCTCATCAAGAGCTTGCCGCCGCTTGATATCCGTTAG
- a CDS encoding acyl-CoA dehydrogenase family protein translates to MDFKLSAADLEVQARARAFSEQHLFPNEIACDERKLTKEKLAEIRQQVIAHKLNGYIHSKTDGGQGYTPMQQILVAEEIGKATCGMWTVVWKASTPLRRGTQWQRDTFLLPFNAGKGRSCFAITEEGAGSDPSLVKTSAVMRNGKWVINGEKWFVTSADASTVVIVHAHVDGDAAKPTLFIVDMDQPGVKIKRIPQFMHSYLYEHYEMVFDNVEVEDNRRLGEVGQGFDLTKEWFTETRVEIAAHCLGAAIRATEIANDYAAGRIQFGKPIRDFQAIEFMLADMAVEIMAAKSFLYRVGAELNEGMDPKLMHAKASALKLYNSEMAGRVVDKALQILGGRGYMRENPVERLYRDVRVDRIWEGTSEIQRVIIAGQIKKRGLGIYTGWTA, encoded by the coding sequence ATGGATTTCAAGCTGAGCGCCGCCGATCTCGAAGTTCAGGCGCGTGCGCGCGCGTTTTCCGAGCAGCATCTCTTTCCGAACGAGATCGCCTGCGACGAGCGCAAGCTGACGAAGGAGAAGCTCGCCGAGATTCGACAGCAGGTCATCGCCCATAAGCTCAACGGCTATATCCATAGCAAGACCGATGGCGGGCAGGGCTACACGCCCATGCAGCAGATTCTGGTCGCAGAGGAGATCGGCAAAGCGACCTGTGGCATGTGGACGGTGGTGTGGAAGGCGTCGACGCCGCTGCGCCGTGGCACGCAATGGCAGCGCGATACTTTCCTGTTGCCCTTCAATGCCGGGAAGGGCCGCTCTTGCTTTGCGATCACGGAAGAAGGCGCCGGTTCCGACCCGTCGCTGGTGAAGACCAGTGCCGTGATGCGCAACGGCAAATGGGTCATCAATGGCGAAAAATGGTTCGTGACTTCAGCCGATGCGTCGACCGTGGTCATCGTCCATGCCCATGTCGATGGCGATGCGGCGAAGCCGACGCTCTTCATCGTCGACATGGATCAGCCGGGGGTGAAGATCAAACGCATCCCGCAATTCATGCATTCCTATCTTTATGAACACTACGAAATGGTGTTCGACAATGTCGAGGTCGAGGACAATCGCCGCTTAGGGGAGGTGGGGCAAGGCTTCGACCTCACCAAGGAGTGGTTCACCGAGACTCGCGTCGAGATCGCGGCGCACTGCCTGGGTGCCGCCATCCGGGCCACCGAGATCGCCAATGACTATGCAGCGGGGCGCATCCAATTCGGCAAGCCGATCCGCGACTTCCAGGCGATCGAGTTCATGCTGGCCGACATGGCGGTCGAGATCATGGCCGCGAAATCCTTCCTCTACCGCGTTGGTGCCGAACTCAACGAGGGTATGGACCCCAAGCTGATGCATGCCAAGGCCTCGGCGCTGAAACTCTATAATTCCGAGATGGCCGGCCGCGTCGTCGACAAGGCTTTGCAGATCTTAGGTGGCCGCGGCTATATGCGCGAGAACCCCGTCGAACGCCTCTACCGCGATGTCCGTGTCGACCGCATCTGGGAAGGTACGTCCGAGATCCAGCGCGTCATCATCGCCGGCCAGATCAAGAAGCGGGGCCTCGGAATCTATACTGGGTGGACGGCGTAG
- a CDS encoding aminotransferase class III-fold pyridoxal phosphate-dependent enzyme — translation MKFLRTNAPHLDTSLVEQLARQHFGLEGEVTPLYSERDQNLRLREKSGAAWVLKIANVAEDPAIIDCQIETLRHIARVDPSLPVPRVRLTMDGATTVRVTAEDGASHIFFVLSYLDGRIAGTGDQNAALYRGIGAMVARLGRAMRGLFHPAAGNRELLWDVRMAPQFLPHVDLLQKPEHRRVAQQILTHLRDVVVPHLDSLRAQLVHADVHEHNLILGDDGIAGIIDFGDMIHGPLVFDVANVIADFALDPARLAVVPEAIVAAYHAVTPLEEAEIDLLFDLISARLLLTPLTNAVRAHETPDEPNYMAEYGEHAIDVCLALEKIGRPAFTDRMRRVCGLTTLPAMTDVDGLIARRKATMGSKLYVFYDPPLHMVKGDGVWLTDASGRRFLDCYNNVPHVGHCHPHVVDALTRQIRTLNTNTRYLGEQVLEYSERLGATLPGKLKVCAFVNSGSEANDIAWRMAKTYTGNNGGITMDFAYHGITDAVDAFSPSGNHRNSLPPHMRALTPPDGYRGEYRYGTPDWGRKYAADADRAIASLADAGMKPAAFMIDSALMTNGVLEPQPGYVAEVFRKIRAAGGLCIGDEVQSGFGRMGTHMWGHTHHDVVPDIVTIGKPAGNGHPLGVVITTPEIMEALLKEYAFFSTFGGNNVSCAAGLAVLDVIEREGLVESARVVGDYFKAGIKGLMSKHALIGDVRGTGLALGVELVTNRQTLAPAATETKRIVNSMRDEGVLIGSEGILGNILKIRPPIVFKKEHADIAVAALDRALARL, via the coding sequence ATGAAATTTCTGCGCACCAACGCACCACATCTTGACACATCGCTGGTGGAACAGCTGGCGCGACAGCATTTTGGTCTCGAAGGAGAGGTGACGCCCCTCTACAGCGAGCGCGATCAGAACCTGCGCTTGCGCGAGAAGAGTGGTGCCGCCTGGGTCTTGAAGATCGCCAACGTCGCCGAAGACCCGGCCATCATCGATTGCCAGATCGAAACACTGCGCCACATCGCCCGCGTCGATCCGTCGCTGCCCGTTCCTCGGGTGCGGCTGACCATGGATGGTGCGACGACGGTGCGCGTGACGGCCGAAGACGGCGCGTCGCACATCTTCTTCGTTCTTTCCTATCTCGACGGGCGTATCGCCGGGACTGGCGACCAGAATGCGGCGCTCTATCGGGGCATCGGCGCCATGGTGGCGCGCCTCGGCCGCGCCATGCGCGGTCTGTTTCACCCGGCGGCGGGTAATCGCGAACTGCTGTGGGACGTTCGCATGGCACCGCAATTCCTGCCGCATGTAGACCTGTTGCAAAAACCGGAGCATCGCCGCGTCGCGCAGCAGATCCTCACTCATTTGCGTGACGTGGTCGTTCCGCACCTCGACAGCTTACGGGCCCAGCTGGTTCATGCCGACGTTCACGAACACAATCTGATCCTGGGTGACGACGGCATTGCCGGCATCATCGATTTTGGTGACATGATTCATGGGCCGCTGGTCTTCGACGTCGCCAACGTGATTGCCGATTTCGCCCTTGATCCCGCCCGCCTTGCCGTGGTGCCGGAGGCGATCGTTGCCGCTTATCATGCCGTGACCCCGCTCGAAGAGGCCGAGATCGATCTGCTTTTTGATCTCATCAGCGCGCGCCTGCTGCTGACGCCGCTCACCAACGCCGTCCGTGCCCATGAGACGCCGGATGAGCCCAATTACATGGCCGAATATGGCGAGCATGCGATCGACGTCTGCCTCGCCTTGGAGAAGATCGGGCGCCCCGCGTTTACCGACCGCATGCGGCGGGTGTGCGGCCTCACAACTTTGCCAGCAATGACGGATGTCGACGGCTTGATCGCGCGGCGCAAGGCGACGATGGGCTCCAAGCTTTATGTCTTCTACGATCCGCCGCTGCACATGGTGAAAGGTGACGGCGTCTGGCTGACCGACGCCTCGGGCCGCCGCTTCCTCGATTGCTACAACAATGTGCCGCATGTCGGCCATTGCCACCCGCATGTGGTCGACGCCTTGACCCGCCAGATCCGCACACTCAACACCAACACCCGCTATCTGGGCGAGCAGGTACTTGAGTACAGCGAGCGCCTGGGCGCCACGCTGCCCGGCAAGCTCAAGGTCTGCGCCTTCGTCAATTCCGGGTCGGAAGCCAACGACATCGCCTGGCGCATGGCCAAGACCTATACCGGGAACAACGGCGGCATCACGATGGATTTCGCCTATCACGGCATCACCGATGCCGTCGACGCCTTCTCGCCCAGCGGCAATCACCGCAACAGCCTGCCGCCGCATATGCGCGCCCTGACGCCGCCCGACGGCTATCGCGGCGAATATCGCTATGGCACGCCGGATTGGGGGCGCAAATATGCCGCCGACGCCGACCGGGCGATTGCCTCGCTGGCCGATGCGGGGATGAAACCTGCGGCCTTCATGATCGATTCCGCGCTGATGACCAATGGTGTGCTGGAGCCTCAGCCGGGATATGTGGCGGAGGTCTTCAGGAAGATCCGCGCTGCCGGTGGCCTCTGCATCGGCGATGAGGTCCAGTCAGGCTTCGGCCGCATGGGCACCCATATGTGGGGCCACACGCATCATGACGTGGTGCCGGATATCGTCACCATCGGCAAGCCGGCGGGCAATGGTCATCCACTGGGTGTCGTGATCACGACGCCAGAGATCATGGAAGCCCTCCTGAAGGAATATGCGTTCTTCTCGACCTTCGGCGGCAACAACGTCTCCTGTGCCGCCGGGCTCGCTGTCCTCGACGTGATCGAGCGCGAGGGGTTGGTGGAAAGCGCCCGCGTCGTCGGCGACTATTTCAAAGCCGGAATCAAGGGGCTGATGTCGAAACACGCACTCATTGGCGATGTGCGCGGCACGGGTCTTGCACTCGGCGTTGAGCTGGTCACCAATCGCCAGACCCTGGCACCCGCGGCCACTGAAACCAAGCGGATCGTCAATTCAATGCGCGATGAAGGTGTGCTGATCGGCAGCGAAGGTATCCTCGGTAACATCCTGAAGATCCGCCCGCCAATTGTTTTCAAGAAAGAGCACGCGGATATTGCGGTGGCTGCGCTGGATCGGGCGCTTGCGAGGCTCTGA